In a genomic window of Microterricola viridarii:
- a CDS encoding sulfurtransferase: MPHPLVTADELAALLQDAAAGARVRVLDVRWSLGGPAGRPLFDAGHIPGAVYVDLDTELAGHGEPRDGRHPLPDMADFQAAARGWGLNDGDTVVVYDDWRSHAAVRAWWLLRYAGVADVRVLDGALPAWLAAGRPLATSADATTAPAPGTLTVVPGGLPVLTTEQAGALPDSGVLLDARAAERYRGDVEPIDPRAGHIPGALSAPTAGNLDAEGRFLEAAALRERYEALGVTDAAPVGVYCGSGITAAHDALALTLAGFAPALFPGSWSAWANRAELPVATGPASA, translated from the coding sequence ATGCCGCACCCCCTCGTGACCGCCGACGAGCTCGCCGCCCTGCTGCAGGACGCCGCAGCAGGCGCCCGCGTGCGGGTGCTCGATGTGCGCTGGAGCCTCGGCGGCCCGGCCGGCCGGCCGCTGTTCGACGCTGGCCACATCCCCGGAGCCGTCTACGTCGACCTCGACACCGAGCTGGCCGGCCACGGCGAGCCCCGCGACGGGCGGCACCCGCTGCCGGACATGGCCGACTTCCAGGCCGCGGCGCGCGGCTGGGGGCTGAACGACGGCGACACCGTCGTCGTCTACGACGATTGGCGCAGCCACGCCGCCGTGCGCGCCTGGTGGCTGCTGCGCTACGCCGGCGTCGCCGACGTGCGCGTGCTCGACGGCGCCCTGCCCGCCTGGCTGGCCGCCGGCCGGCCGCTCGCGACGTCCGCGGACGCCACGACTGCGCCGGCGCCGGGCACCCTCACCGTGGTGCCCGGCGGCCTGCCCGTGCTCACGACCGAGCAGGCGGGGGCGCTGCCGGATTCCGGCGTGCTGTTGGACGCCCGCGCCGCCGAGCGCTACCGCGGCGACGTCGAGCCCATCGACCCCCGCGCCGGGCACATCCCGGGTGCGCTGAGCGCGCCGACCGCCGGCAACCTCGACGCTGAGGGCAGATTCCTCGAGGCCGCGGCGCTGCGCGAGCGCTACGAGGCGCTCGGGGTGACGGACGCCGCGCCCGTCGGCGTGTACTGCGGCTCCGGCATCACCGCCGCCCATGACGCACTGGCGCTCACCCTTGCCGGATTCGCGCCCGCACTGTTCCCCGGCTCGTGGTCGGCATGGGCGAACCGCGCCGAGCTGCCGGTGGCGACCGGTCCGGCGTCCGCATAG